Proteins found in one Planctomycetia bacterium genomic segment:
- a CDS encoding transcriptional regulator, whose translation MESNRSTDAAVVELLRVEQALGIADLSTALGVTATAVRQRLDRLMKAGLVERSTIARPRGRPAHAYRLTPAGRKSGGDNFRDLAFVLWREIRGVREPAVRQGLLARIGSAMADMYRPQIRGETVADRLESVAGLMRSRSIACGVEPAASGAQNLPVLASYACPYPELAEEDRTICAAERLMIQELAGAPVALSECRLDGAGCCRFTADASRSSEPAGLETAPGLENEPVAASNAERFHPLHSPARASERVV comes from the coding sequence ATGGAATCGAACCGCTCGACCGACGCGGCCGTGGTCGAACTGCTTCGGGTCGAACAGGCGCTGGGAATCGCGGACCTTTCGACGGCGCTCGGCGTGACGGCGACGGCCGTGCGGCAACGGCTCGACCGGCTCATGAAAGCCGGGCTTGTCGAGCGGTCCACGATCGCCAGGCCGCGGGGCCGGCCGGCCCACGCCTACCGCCTGACCCCCGCCGGCCGCAAGTCGGGGGGAGACAATTTCCGTGACCTGGCCTTCGTGCTCTGGCGGGAGATCCGCGGCGTTCGCGAACCGGCCGTTCGCCAGGGGTTGCTGGCCCGGATCGGCTCCGCGATGGCCGACATGTACCGGCCCCAGATCCGGGGCGAGACCGTCGCCGATCGGCTGGAAAGCGTCGCCGGACTGATGCGGAGCCGGTCGATCGCCTGCGGCGTCGAGCCCGCCGCCTCCGGCGCGCAGAACCTGCCGGTGCTCGCCAGCTACGCCTGCCCGTATCCGGAACTCGCCGAGGAGGACCGCACCATCTGCGCGGCTGAACGGCTCATGATCCAGGAACTTGCCGGGGCCCCCGTCGCCCTGTCGGAGTGCCGCCTCGACGGCGCCGGCTGCTGTCGGTTCACCGCCGATGCATCGCGGTCCAGCGAACCGGCCGGGCTCGAAACGGCCCCCGGTCTTGAAAACGAGCCGGTTGCAGCATCGAATGCCGAACGGTTTCATCCCCTGCACAGCCCCGCGCGGGCATCGGAGAGAGTTGTATGA
- the secA2 gene encoding protein translocase subunit SecA 2: MFGWIGTITGTTPAISAATWRAVKQIEALAPDMEGLDDVALRRLGRALSYRAMAGEPADTLLVESFAATREAGRRRLGMRHYDVQLLAGVALVHGAIVEMQTGEGKTLVATLPLVLHALAGKGAHLATVNDYLARRDAEWMKPIYEALGLSVGIVESQMDFDDRRKAYACDVTYGTAKEFGFDFLKDRLLARQLAEGQGDLAARLAGERGDATTRPLQRPYWFALVDEADNVLIDEARTPLIIASPPGEAQAASQALFQFAAQATAGLESDRDYEQDVQKQTCELLGPGRSRVRALPRPAELEATSLLAIYEAVERALRARQFFKPDRQYVVRDGKIVIVDEFTGRAAEGRTWRDGLHQAVEAQEEVEITVASGHAARITIQDLFARWPHLAGMTGTIATSARELARTYDVDVAVVPTNRPAIRRRLPAVVCGTYTEKLARIVAEVGEMHALGRPVLIGTRSIDKSDDLARLLTEAGLPHTVLNARHIAKEAEIVAQAGQRGQITVSTNMAGRGTDIRLGDGVAELGGLHVICTELHDSARIDRQLVGRCGRQGDPGTWRQYLAADDDILVAGYGARRSGRIAAGLRRRLAGDPDRVATVFRSAQKRVEARHARQRRMLEYIERQRAEAHVQMSQDPYLDAAS, translated from the coding sequence ATGTTTGGCTGGATCGGAACCATCACCGGCACCACGCCCGCCATCTCGGCCGCCACGTGGCGGGCCGTGAAGCAGATCGAGGCCCTCGCGCCGGACATGGAAGGGCTCGACGACGTGGCCCTGCGCCGGCTCGGCCGGGCGCTCTCCTACCGGGCGATGGCCGGTGAGCCCGCCGACACGCTCCTCGTGGAGAGCTTCGCCGCCACCCGCGAGGCGGGCCGGCGGCGGCTCGGCATGCGGCACTATGACGTGCAGTTGCTGGCAGGCGTGGCCCTCGTCCACGGCGCCATCGTCGAGATGCAGACCGGCGAAGGGAAGACGCTCGTGGCCACGCTGCCGCTCGTCCTCCACGCCCTGGCCGGCAAGGGAGCCCACCTGGCGACGGTCAACGACTACCTCGCCCGCCGTGATGCCGAATGGATGAAGCCGATCTACGAGGCGCTCGGGCTGTCCGTCGGCATCGTCGAGTCGCAGATGGATTTCGATGACCGGCGCAAGGCCTATGCCTGCGACGTCACCTACGGCACGGCGAAGGAGTTCGGCTTCGACTTCCTCAAGGATCGGCTCCTTGCCCGGCAACTCGCCGAGGGCCAGGGGGATCTGGCGGCGCGGCTGGCCGGCGAGCGGGGCGACGCGACGACGCGGCCCTTGCAGCGGCCCTACTGGTTCGCCCTCGTGGACGAGGCCGACAACGTCCTCATCGACGAGGCGCGGACGCCGCTGATCATCGCCTCCCCGCCGGGCGAAGCGCAGGCCGCGTCCCAGGCGCTGTTTCAGTTCGCCGCCCAGGCCACGGCCGGGCTGGAGTCCGACCGCGACTACGAGCAGGACGTGCAGAAGCAGACCTGCGAGCTGCTCGGGCCGGGCCGGAGCCGCGTGCGGGCGCTGCCCCGGCCGGCGGAGCTCGAGGCCACGAGCCTGCTGGCGATCTACGAGGCCGTCGAGCGGGCCCTCCGTGCCCGACAGTTCTTCAAGCCCGACCGGCAGTACGTCGTTCGCGACGGCAAGATCGTGATCGTCGACGAGTTCACGGGCCGGGCGGCAGAGGGGCGGACGTGGCGAGACGGCCTCCACCAGGCCGTGGAGGCACAGGAGGAGGTGGAGATCACGGTGGCCTCGGGCCATGCGGCCCGAATCACGATCCAGGACCTGTTCGCCCGCTGGCCGCACCTCGCCGGCATGACGGGAACGATCGCCACCAGTGCCCGTGAACTGGCCCGCACGTACGACGTCGACGTCGCCGTCGTCCCCACGAACCGGCCCGCGATCCGGCGCCGACTGCCGGCCGTGGTCTGTGGCACGTACACGGAGAAACTCGCCCGCATCGTCGCCGAGGTCGGGGAGATGCACGCCCTCGGCCGGCCGGTGCTGATCGGCACGCGGTCGATCGACAAGTCCGACGACCTCGCCCGGCTGCTGACGGAGGCCGGGCTGCCCCACACCGTCCTCAATGCCCGCCACATCGCCAAGGAGGCGGAGATCGTCGCCCAGGCCGGACAGCGCGGCCAGATCACCGTGTCCACGAACATGGCGGGCCGCGGTACCGACATCCGGCTCGGTGACGGCGTCGCCGAACTCGGCGGGCTGCACGTCATCTGCACCGAACTGCACGACTCGGCGCGGATCGACCGCCAGCTCGTCGGCCGCTGCGGCCGCCAGGGGGATCCGGGAACGTGGCGGCAGTACCTCGCGGCCGACGACGACATCCTCGTGGCCGGCTACGGCGCCCGCCGGTCCGGGCGGATCGCCGCCGGGCTGCGCCGCCGGCTCGCCGGCGACCCCGACCGCGTCGCGACGGTCTTCCGCAGCGCCCAGAAGCGGGTCGAGGCCCGCCATGCCCGGCAGCGCCGCATGCTCGAATACATCGAGCGGCAGCGGGCGGAGGCCCATGTGCAGATGAGCCAGGATCCGTATCTCGATGCCGCCAGCTGA
- a CDS encoding tRNA-dihydrouridine synthase → MIASLTAPPVKPLSIGPVVVDPPILQAPMAGYTNFAYRQVVREFGGAGLLATEMIAARSAMWLETNRGEHPDRLWGVRDEPRPLAVQMWDNDPENLAAVGRRLARDFRVSVVDLNFGCPVRQVTEKAHSGSWLLRDPDRVGTIVRRVVEACDGVPVTAKIRLGCAESCRTAVEVAQRIEEAGASCLTVHGRVAAQFFKGRADWEAIAHVKRSVSRMPVVGNGDIDSAETAVARLRDSGVDGVMIAREAVARPWIFAQAAALLRGETPPPDPTLAEQREIVLHHYDLVCRRFGADRGTLLMRKFACSYAQGLPGAREFRGRVSRVTTQGEFLQVVRAFFPSADAPHGPA, encoded by the coding sequence ATGATCGCCTCCCTAACCGCCCCTCCGGTGAAGCCGCTCTCCATCGGACCGGTCGTCGTCGATCCACCGATCCTCCAGGCCCCGATGGCCGGCTACACGAACTTCGCCTACCGGCAGGTGGTGCGGGAGTTCGGCGGCGCCGGCCTGCTGGCGACGGAGATGATCGCGGCCCGCAGCGCGATGTGGCTGGAGACGAATCGAGGCGAGCATCCGGACCGGCTGTGGGGCGTCCGCGACGAGCCGCGGCCCCTCGCCGTGCAGATGTGGGACAATGACCCGGAAAACCTCGCCGCGGTGGGGCGGCGGCTGGCGCGGGACTTCCGCGTCAGTGTCGTCGATCTCAACTTCGGCTGCCCTGTGCGACAGGTGACGGAGAAGGCCCACAGCGGCTCGTGGCTGCTCCGCGATCCCGACCGGGTGGGGACGATCGTGCGCCGCGTGGTGGAGGCCTGCGACGGTGTGCCGGTCACCGCGAAGATCAGGCTCGGCTGCGCGGAGTCGTGCCGCACCGCCGTCGAGGTGGCGCAGCGGATCGAGGAGGCGGGCGCGTCGTGCCTCACGGTGCACGGTCGGGTGGCGGCGCAGTTCTTCAAGGGCCGGGCCGACTGGGAGGCGATCGCCCACGTGAAGCGGAGCGTCTCCCGGATGCCCGTAGTCGGCAACGGCGACATCGACTCGGCGGAAACGGCGGTCGCCCGGCTCCGGGACAGCGGCGTGGATGGCGTCATGATCGCCCGCGAGGCGGTCGCCCGGCCGTGGATCTTCGCCCAGGCGGCCGCCCTGCTCCGCGGCGAGACGCCCCCACCCGATCCCACGCTCGCCGAACAGCGGGAGATCGTGCTCCACCACTACGATCTCGTCTGCCGCCGGTTCGGCGCGGACCGCGGCACGCTCCTGATGCGCAAGTTCGCCTGCAGTTACGCCCAGGGGCTGCCCGGGGCCCGCGAGTTTCGCGGCCGCGTCTCCCGCGTGACCACACAGGGGGAATTTCTGCAGGTCGTGCGGGCTTTTTTCCCGTCCGCGGACGCACCCCACGGGCCCGCCTGA